A stretch of Plesiomonas shigelloides DNA encodes these proteins:
- a CDS encoding helix-turn-helix domain-containing protein translates to MKVTSAKQLSACIKDARLSQKLSQGKVAEKVGIRQDTVSSFELNPESTKLETLFKILAALELSVDIKPRNESSESPASGWKEEW, encoded by the coding sequence ATGAAAGTAACCAGCGCCAAGCAGCTGAGCGCCTGTATCAAGGATGCCAGGCTTTCTCAAAAGCTCTCTCAAGGCAAAGTGGCCGAGAAAGTGGGGATTAGGCAAGACACAGTCTCCAGCTTCGAGCTCAATCCTGAGTCCACCAAGCTGGAAACCCTGTTCAAGATCCTCGCAGCACTCGAATTGTCAGTGGATATCAAACCCCGCAATGAGTCATCCGAGAGTCCGGCATCGGGCTGGAAGGAGGAGTGGTAA
- a CDS encoding recombinase family protein, producing MFIRAYLRASTVEQDAERARELLIGFAAEHGHQIASFYVENESGATLDRPELMRLIRDAADRDIVLVEQIDRLARLNQTDWQTLKQLLAQKQLSIVSPELPTSWVALQGDSRSEFTSAILQAVNGMLLDMLAAVARKDYEDRRRRQQQGIAKARDEGKYRGRQKDEKKRQHIARLLVTGHSYSAIQEMLGCSRYLIASVAKEVRS from the coding sequence ATGTTCATACGGGCGTATTTACGTGCATCGACTGTGGAACAGGATGCTGAGCGGGCACGAGAGCTGCTGATTGGTTTTGCTGCTGAGCATGGCCATCAGATTGCCAGTTTCTATGTAGAGAATGAGTCGGGGGCGACGCTGGACAGGCCTGAGCTTATGAGGCTGATCCGCGACGCAGCAGATCGTGACATTGTGCTGGTAGAGCAGATTGATCGTCTGGCCCGTCTCAATCAGACAGATTGGCAAACACTGAAGCAGTTGTTGGCCCAGAAACAGCTCTCCATCGTTTCTCCTGAACTTCCGACTTCTTGGGTGGCATTACAGGGGGACAGTCGTTCCGAGTTCACCAGCGCCATTTTGCAGGCTGTAAATGGCATGCTGCTGGATATGCTGGCAGCCGTCGCTCGCAAAGACTACGAAGATCGCCGTCGCAGGCAGCAGCAGGGTATTGCCAAGGCCAGGGATGAAGGGAAATACCGTGGTAGGCAGAAGGATGAGAAGAAGCGTCAGCACATCGCCAGGCTGTTGGTGACAGGCCACAGTTATTCCGCGATTCAGGAGATGCTTGGTTGCTCAAGGTACCTTATCGCCAGTGTGGCCAAGGAGGTGCGCAGTTAG
- a CDS encoding transcription factor — translation MIDQIYLAIRKALEGAPRNQYMAELHLQIIKYADDLNHITAKEFCEGVGIRVSLGTEFSKMRNITPRLKAAGLITDLV, via the coding sequence ATGATAGATCAGATATATCTAGCAATACGCAAGGCTTTGGAAGGGGCGCCTCGTAACCAATATATGGCTGAATTACATCTTCAAATTATCAAATACGCTGATGATCTTAACCATATAACTGCAAAAGAGTTTTGCGAGGGGGTTGGCATTAGAGTAAGTCTTGGGACTGAATTTTCCAAAATGAGGAATATTACTCCGAGGTTGAAAGCTGCTGGTTTAATAACAGATCTAGTATGA
- a CDS encoding site-specific DNA-methyltransferase, translating to MKLYYNTELGKLYLGDSLDALSVEEVNQYKGKVNLIITSPPFPLNNKKKYGNEIGDAYREWFKKLTPIFNQLLADDGSLVIEIGNAWEPERPVQSTLHLECLFEMTRQEGSELRLIQEFICYNPAKLPSPAQWVTVNRWRTVDSYTHVWWLAKTDYPKADNRKVLRPYSKSMRKLLERQSYNSGARPSEHNISETGFLKDHGGSICHNFFEMEPLDESREVRLPHNVMSFSNVSSNDFFTRKCKELGVTPHPARMNKGIVNFFIEFLTDENDLVFDPFGGSNTSGFCAELKNRRWLSIEANCKYAEQSIIRFEDPELKGK from the coding sequence ATGAAGCTTTATTATAATACTGAACTTGGGAAGCTCTATCTTGGTGATTCGTTAGATGCACTGAGTGTAGAAGAAGTTAATCAATATAAAGGTAAGGTTAATCTAATAATCACCTCCCCACCCTTCCCTTTGAATAATAAAAAAAAGTATGGAAACGAGATAGGTGATGCTTATAGGGAATGGTTTAAAAAGCTAACACCTATATTCAATCAGCTTCTTGCTGATGATGGCTCTCTTGTAATTGAAATAGGTAATGCTTGGGAGCCTGAGCGTCCAGTTCAGTCTACTCTACATTTAGAGTGTCTTTTTGAAATGACGAGGCAGGAGGGTTCTGAATTACGACTTATCCAAGAGTTTATTTGCTACAACCCAGCTAAACTTCCATCTCCTGCTCAATGGGTGACAGTAAACCGATGGAGAACTGTTGATAGTTATACACATGTTTGGTGGCTCGCTAAAACTGATTATCCGAAAGCAGATAATCGAAAAGTATTACGTCCATATAGTAAAAGCATGAGAAAGCTACTAGAACGTCAAAGTTATAATTCCGGAGCACGCCCATCAGAGCACAATATTAGTGAAACGGGATTTCTGAAAGATCATGGTGGAAGTATTTGTCATAACTTTTTTGAGATGGAGCCATTAGATGAATCTAGAGAGGTGCGTCTACCACATAATGTAATGTCTTTCTCAAATGTATCATCAAACGATTTCTTTACACGGAAGTGCAAAGAGTTAGGTGTTACACCTCATCCAGCACGAATGAATAAAGGTATTGTGAACTTCTTTATAGAGTTTCTAACTGATGAAAATGATTTAGTTTTTGATCCTTTTGGTGGTAGTAATACGTCAGGATTTTGTGCTGAGTTGAAAAATAGAAGGTGGTTGTCTATCGAAGCTAACTGTAAGTACGCAGAGCAATCAATAATCAGATTTGAAGACCCAGAACTAAAAGGAAAATGA
- a CDS encoding ATP-binding protein, which yields MNLNESLSTDLLKEGKNKEQFVGRPFYLSYDIARLLVCDAWKAQVKGIPAGCFLLAFYDGEDGVEEAVLLRALSQTKLPTDNDVISSMIEYYKDNLDISGRAGSVKGGKLDEFTRYEFSFSGLECRVLGVFYRNQNGKTEFGADLENFYSANNYSVYKASGDVLEFIVNQRDDGGLAGQDSDFKIGSVRYSSSRRHQTQEQDVGVWVNPKDFLGKRSAMFGMTRTGKSNTVKKIIEATEEISAKARTELHSAPAETLEFSDSGSPTFPVGQIIFDVNGEYANANRQDSGTAIYDLYKSKVVRYSVLEKGNDFKVMKVNFFKDIESGFSLISSYLQEQSIGGDYVNNFTAVNFEVPESSNINGSEWTRYNRLIAAYKCCLYRAGFKVPQGLKVRFTGAAEINSAILDGKILDPKQGLTLEEACTWFEKTWEQYEELSFFKDYISKKGYEWANDDLKSMMVFLSTYKSPGKKNQVSGYKKIRVKQLHNLHTISMDESFEVEIPKLLQEGKIVIVDLSQGEPVVQRLFSEKICRSVFNISMDRFIKNLPNNFIQFYFEEAHNLFPKKDDKDLSQIYNRIAKEGAKLHLGMIYATQEVSSISSNILKNTQNWFIAHLNNIDETRELEKYYDFKDFTQSLVRFSATNDKGFVRMKTYTNPFIVPVQIDRFLANRGM from the coding sequence ATGAATTTGAACGAATCTTTATCGACAGATTTATTAAAGGAAGGCAAAAACAAAGAGCAGTTTGTGGGTCGCCCGTTCTATTTATCATATGACATTGCGAGATTGTTAGTCTGTGATGCATGGAAGGCTCAGGTAAAAGGTATTCCAGCTGGTTGCTTCCTATTGGCATTCTACGACGGTGAGGATGGTGTTGAAGAAGCTGTGCTATTGAGAGCTCTTTCACAAACAAAGTTACCAACAGATAACGATGTAATATCATCGATGATTGAGTATTATAAAGATAATTTAGATATATCGGGTCGGGCAGGCAGTGTGAAAGGGGGAAAGCTAGACGAATTCACACGATACGAGTTTAGTTTCTCAGGGCTCGAATGTCGTGTTCTTGGTGTATTTTATCGAAACCAAAATGGGAAAACTGAGTTCGGCGCTGATCTTGAAAACTTCTACTCGGCTAATAATTATAGTGTTTATAAAGCAAGTGGTGACGTTCTTGAATTCATTGTAAATCAGAGAGATGATGGTGGTTTAGCTGGGCAAGACTCTGATTTTAAAATTGGTAGTGTCAGATATTCCTCCAGTCGCAGGCATCAAACTCAAGAGCAAGATGTTGGTGTATGGGTAAATCCTAAAGACTTTTTAGGTAAGAGATCTGCGATGTTTGGTATGACTCGTACCGGTAAGTCTAATACTGTAAAGAAAATCATAGAAGCAACCGAGGAAATATCGGCTAAAGCCAGAACGGAACTTCATTCTGCCCCTGCTGAAACTTTGGAGTTTTCTGATTCCGGTAGTCCAACATTCCCTGTTGGACAAATTATATTCGATGTTAATGGTGAATATGCTAATGCCAACAGGCAAGATTCAGGAACTGCTATTTATGACCTATATAAAAGCAAGGTGGTCAGATATAGTGTTTTAGAAAAAGGAAATGATTTCAAGGTAATGAAGGTCAACTTCTTTAAAGATATTGAAAGTGGTTTTAGCCTTATATCTAGTTATCTTCAAGAACAATCAATTGGTGGCGACTATGTAAATAATTTTACTGCAGTTAATTTTGAGGTGCCAGAGAGTTCCAACATAAATGGTTCCGAATGGACTAGGTATAATAGGTTAATTGCTGCATATAAATGCTGCCTATATAGAGCAGGCTTCAAGGTGCCTCAGGGATTAAAAGTAAGATTTACAGGTGCGGCTGAAATAAATAGTGCCATTCTTGATGGGAAAATACTAGACCCCAAACAGGGTTTAACTTTAGAGGAAGCCTGTACCTGGTTTGAAAAAACTTGGGAACAATACGAAGAGTTAAGTTTTTTTAAAGATTATATCAGCAAAAAAGGATATGAATGGGCAAATGATGACTTGAAGTCTATGATGGTCTTTTTGTCTACATATAAATCACCAGGGAAAAAGAATCAAGTTAGTGGTTACAAAAAAATTCGTGTAAAGCAATTACATAATTTACATACTATAAGTATGGATGAATCGTTTGAAGTCGAAATACCCAAACTGCTACAAGAAGGCAAGATTGTCATTGTTGATTTGTCCCAAGGTGAACCTGTTGTTCAACGACTATTTTCAGAGAAAATATGTCGTTCTGTTTTTAATATTTCCATGGATAGATTCATAAAAAACCTCCCTAACAATTTCATTCAGTTCTATTTTGAAGAGGCTCATAATTTATTTCCCAAAAAGGACGATAAAGATCTCAGTCAAATATATAATAGGATCGCAAAAGAAGGGGCCAAACTTCACTTGGGAATGATATACGCGACACAAGAAGTTAGTTCGATTAGCTCTAATATTTTGAAAAACACTCAAAATTGGTTTATTGCTCACCTCAATAATATTGATGAAACTAGGGAGCTAGAAAAATATTATGACTTCAAGGACTTTACACAATCATTAGTTCGCTTTTCTGCTACAAATGACAAGGGGTTTGTAAGAATGAAAACATATACAAACCCATTTATTGTTCCTGTTCAGATTGATAGATTCTTGGCGAATAGGGGAATGTGA
- a CDS encoding helix-turn-helix domain-containing protein, with protein MREQNPPLYGDNNGAILKELYELKLLVIQQGQAQKEVLSAEECAELLGVSVSYVYRLTSEKRLPHYKPQGKKIYFKRVELLDWLLSHRISPDAELTEHVTKRVRQASHGRL; from the coding sequence ATGCGTGAACAAAATCCGCCGCTTTACGGTGACAACAATGGGGCAATCCTGAAAGAGCTTTATGAGCTTAAGCTGCTGGTAATCCAGCAAGGACAGGCGCAAAAAGAGGTGCTTTCTGCCGAGGAGTGCGCTGAGTTGCTGGGGGTTTCTGTCAGCTATGTGTACCGGCTGACCAGTGAAAAGCGTCTGCCGCATTACAAGCCACAAGGCAAAAAGATCTACTTCAAGCGCGTTGAGCTGCTGGACTGGCTGCTCTCCCACCGCATTTCTCCGGACGCCGAACTCACTGAGCATGTAACCAAGCGTGTGCGGCAAGCTAGCCATGGGCGGTTGTGA